In Penaeus monodon isolate SGIC_2016 chromosome 7, NSTDA_Pmon_1, whole genome shotgun sequence, the following are encoded in one genomic region:
- the LOC119575702 gene encoding uncharacterized protein LOC119575702 — protein sequence MRVCYEDKCDVYCRNFQVLPSKVLSVAYRQRKNAGVIGSVFVFVFVAVVECGKMACRKKEMGISNLVVQCGSLASILENSLGVHGKSVLMEKSGNVIITQDGTELLNSLAINDPVLNIVTRGIVDQVRVFGDGCKTSFLLLRRLLDSLDGHVALSPGVPLSMRRQKMIQKIIHVRKNILPYIEDDVIKYGAHVLPLRSFEALGEILLNTSQSFFSTKFSKLISKTLAQLLLTYILSQCSSSGELIKLLDDLANNAHIAVVEVYKLPLLKSQVVPGFFITRDFKYLEKNMQLENVPFVLWSIALKEKKDEGHSKAIIETSNDHVLMRSIFIQNRLVDSWLASLHGLGVKMIFSSVYFPDWAVSVCRKYRLSLIDMIDEKEWNFVMIKTGITPIVIQNDINSGSIRIFEKVEPVAHGLSRFVNLHGLNMHQIVLCGPTITQCHQFSTAFLNLFKYLHCWMSDCLKQLTPYIETKQDNYHFTYDFLCKRDLGYLTESVPQVTAMSSSSHVMPLHQCETLFQVHRGESIQRNLSVELDLVIRPQGVIPVLYSVPHGSYIQLLARYLVENDVSVKIEDKIVKAILMEVLDEIPWLLHRKARLTRERYIQFQMRFNYNLKNVIEKGQVPAMSYMMDEFTFTGHQNPFMFFKILDSVLHFAEYILRIECIVPANGRISSQEGNCESDDSDND from the exons ATGCGCGTCTGCTATGAAGACAAATGCGACGTTTACTGCCGCAATTTTCAAGTCTTACCCAGCAAGGTGTTGAGTGTGGCGTATC GTCAGCGTAAGAATGCGGGCGTTATTGGCtccgtgttcgtgttcgtgttcgtagCTGTtgttgagtgt GGAAAGATGGCATGCCGTAAGAAAGAAATGGGAATATCAAACCTGGTGGTCCAGTGTGGCAGCCTGGCTTCGATCCTGGAGAATTCTCTGGGAGTGCATGGAAAATCTGTGCTAATGGAAAAGAGCGGTAATGTTATCATAACTCAAGATGGAACAGAACTGCTTAATTCATTGGCTATAAATGATCCTGTTTTGAACATTGTCACTCGGGGCATAGTTGACCAGgtaagagtatttggagatggaTGCAAGACGAGTTTCTTGCTTTTACGACGACTTCTAGATTCTCTCGATGGCCATGTTGCCTTAAGTCCAGGCGTTCCTCTTTCTATGAGGAGacaaaaaatgatacaaaagataATACATGTACGTAAAAATATTCTACCTTATATCGAAGATGATGTGATCAAGTACGGTGCTCATGTTCTTCCTCTCCGCAGTTTTGAAGCACTCGGAGAAATTTTGCTAAATACTTCTCAGTCCTTCTTCTCGACTAAATTTTCAAAACTTATATCTAAGACCCTTGCTCAGTTACTGTTAACATATATATTGAGTCAGTGCAGTAGTAGTGGGGAACTTATAAAGCTGCTTGATGACTTAGCTAATAATGCTCATATTGCAGTAGTGGAAGTATATAAATTACCACTGCTGAAGTCACAAGTTGTGCCTGGATTTTTTATCACAAGAGATTTTAAATacctagaaaaaaatatgcaattagAAAATGTGCCATTTGTATTGTGGTCAATAGccttgaaagaaaagaaggatgaagGTCATTCCAAAGCAATAATTGAAACGTCAAATGATCATGTACTAATGAGAAGTATTTTTATACAGAATCGACTGGTTGATTCATGGCTTGCGTCTCTTCATGGATTAGGTGTGAAAATGATATTTTCATCAGTTTATTTCCCTGACTGggctgtgtctgtctgtaggAAGTACAGACTTTCTCTCATAGATATGATTGATGAAAAAGAATGGAATTTTGTGATGATAAAGACAGGAATTACACCCATTGTAATTCAAAATGATATTAATTCAGGATCCATTAGAATATTTGAAAAAGTAGAGCCAGTGGCTCATGGCTTATCCAGATTTGTTAATCTTCATGGCCTGAATATGCACCAGATAGTCCTCTGTGGTCCAACAATTACCCAGTGCCACCAGTTTTCTACAGCTTTTCTCAATCTTTTCAAGTACTTGCATTGCTGGATGTCTGACTGCTTGAAACAACTGACTCCCTATATAGAAACAAAGCAAGATAATTATCACTTTACGTATGATTTCCTTTGTAAGAGAGATTTGGGTTATCTCACTGAATCAGTCCCACAGGTTACAGCAATGAGTTCAAGCTCCCATGTGATGCCTTTACACCAGTGTGAGACTCTATTCCAAGTACACAGAGGAGAGAGCATTCAAAGGAATCTCTCGGTGGAACTAGATCTAGTCATCCGTCCTCAGGGTGTGATCCCTGTCTTATATTCAGTGCCACATGGCAGCTACATTCAACTATTGGCCAGATACTTAGTTGAAAATGATGTCTCAGTAAAGATAGAGGATAAAATTGTGAAGGCTATATTGATGGAGGTCTTAGATGAAATTCCATGGTTGTTACATAGAAAAGCAAGGCTGACTAGAGAGAGGTATATTCAGTTTCAGATGAGATTTAATTACAATTTGAAAAATGTGATAGAGAAGGGTCAGGTCCCTGCTATGTCATACATGATGGATGAATTTACATTTACGGGACACCAAAATCCATTTATGTTTTTCAAAATATTAGACTCTGTTTTGCATTTTGCTGAATACATATTAAGAATAGAGTGCATTGTTCCGGCTAATGGCCGAATTTCCAGTCAAGAAGGAAATTGTGAAAGTGATGACAGCGATAATGATTAA